From a single Capsicum annuum cultivar UCD-10X-F1 chromosome 12, UCD10Xv1.1, whole genome shotgun sequence genomic region:
- the LOC107849121 gene encoding uncharacterized protein LOC107849121: protein MTVYVPQVGLDEEEKKSFWEILDKVVRGVPSSENIFIGGDFNGHIRSSSLGYDDVHGGFEFGVRNDKGMALLDFARAFGLVVMNSNFLKKEEDLVTFRSRIVKTQIGFLLRRKRDRTLCKDCKVISSKNFVTQHRILVMDLVIKKDKLRQGGKG, encoded by the exons ATGAC TGTGTATGTGCCACAGGTGGGCCTAgacgaagaagagaagaagagtttttgGGAGATTTTGGACAAGGTGgttagaggcgtgcctagttcggagaataTTTTCATAGgtggggatttcaatgggcacatcagGTCTTCGTCATTagggtatgatgatgtgcatggggGCTTTGAGTTTGGGGTTAGGAATGATAAGGGAATGGCTcttttggattttgcgagggcctttgggttggtggtaaTGAATTCTAATTTTTTGAAGAAGGAAGAGGACTTAGTTACCTTCCGCAGTAGGATAGTCAAGACTCAGATTGGCTTTTTGCTGCGTAGGAAGAGGGATAGAACATtatgtaaggattgtaaggtaatCTCGAGTAAGAATTTTGTGACCCAGCATAGAATCctagtgatggacttggttatcaagaaGGACAAGTTGAGGCAGGGTGGGAAAGGTTGA